The following coding sequences are from one Culex quinquefasciatus strain JHB chromosome 1, VPISU_Cqui_1.0_pri_paternal, whole genome shotgun sequence window:
- the LOC6046146 gene encoding endochitinase, which produces MELSGGRVALFAVGLLAVVSPVVTIGEEVPRRLVCHYTTWSQGRAGDASYRIEDVPGDLCTHVVYNFIGIDEDTYELQPLQREIDIVQNGFSRFGNLKKKFPHLRTSIAVGGWAHGGAKFSRMAARRARRQKFIHSVVNFLEQYEIDGLELVWLYPGNPERGGDVNDKDNFIYLVEELARAFRKVAKNWEVTIQVPADKSRLPVGYEVDALCDAADYVNIIGYDMRGWWNNFADVHSPMEDRPHDTGSFRGINVQDGVQQWLSKGCRPNKIVLGVPMLGRTYILANAQQNSIGSPTTGPGPAGRYTHEAGYLSYFEICLKFKAPRSNWRQLWDDVGLCPYAYQGREWIGYENEQSLEKKVEFVKQKQLAGVYAFSLDLDDYRGDCGGETYPLTRELYKYISETKEEDDITSAFNRPILDRK; this is translated from the exons ATGGAGTTGAGTGGAG GTAGAGTTGCACTGTTTGCAGTCGGATTGTTGGCTGTAGTAAGTCCAGTGGTGACGATCGGAGAAG AGGTACCTCGCCGGTTGGTGTGTCACTACACCACCTGGTCTCAAGGTAGGGCTGGCGATGCGTCTTACCGGATTGAGGACGTCCCGGGGGATCTTTGCACGCATGTGGTGTACAACTTTATCGGAATCGATGAGGACACTTACGAGCTGCAGCCGTTGCAACGGGAGATCGACATCGTCCAGAACGGGTTCAGCCGGTTCGggaatttgaagaaaaagtttCCCCACTTGAGGACGTCGATAGCCGTAGGGGGATGGGCTCATGGAGGAGCAAAGTTCAGCAGGATGGCAGCCCGTCGAGCTCGCCGGCAAAAGTTTATCCATAGTGTGGTAAATTTCTTGGAACAGTATGAAATTGACGGGTTGGAACTGGTGTGGCTTTATCCGGGTAACCCAGAACGAGGTGGTGACGTGAACGATAAGGACAACTTCATCTACCTGGTCGAGGAGTTGGCTCGTGCATTCCGGAAGGTCGCTAAGAACTGGGAAGTTACGATTCAAGTTCCAGCGGACAAATCCAGACTCCCTGTTGGATATGAAGTAGATGCACTGTGCGA TGCTGCAGACTACGTCAACATCATCGGGTATGATATGCGCGGTTGGTGGAACAACTTCGCGGACGTTCACAGCCCCATGGAGGACCGACCTCACGATACCGGCAGTTTCCGGGGAATCAACGTGCAGGACGGAGTTCAGCAGTGGCTCTCCAAGGGATGCCGTCCCAACAAAATTGTTCTCGGAGTTCCCATGCTGGGTCGGACTTACATCCTGGCCAACGCCCAACAGAATAGCATCGGTTCACCAACAACTGGTCCCGGGCCTGCCGGACGGTACACTCACGAGGCCGGCTATCTAAGTTACTTCGAGATATGTCTCAAGTTCAAAGCTCCTCGCTCAAACTGGCGTCAGCTGTGGGACGACGTAGGACTGTGTCCGTACGCGTACCAGGGCCGCGAGTGGATCGGTTACGAGAACGAGCAATCGCTGGAGAAGAAGGTTGAGTTTGTGAAGCAAAAGCAACTGGCTGGAGTTTATGCGTTTTCGCTGGATCTGGATGACTACAGAGGGGACTGCGGAGGAGAGACTTATCCATTGACCCGAGAACTGTACAAGTACATCAGTGAAACTAAGGAAGAGGATGACATCACATCGGCGTTCAATCGACCAATACTCGATCGGAAGTGA